From Terriglobia bacterium, a single genomic window includes:
- a CDS encoding cytochrome c3 family protein, whose product MICFFLYALLVWALPPQQVAEHPVALAADFDAAQCTECHAEKQQGKHVHSAMALGCTACHTVETKGETTRIGLTAPAGEICLTCHELAKVENDGMLHRPYEQKRCIVCHDPHSSEFTAQTRAPMNALCLACHGVRANAGESVELFAGQTLSGEEFNQIPKIGLDPTLKFGHPMGNHKVADAPNPLQPGEKISCLTCHENHAATRAKLIRVTEYKGKKMDVCDACHLANDEANMAEAQKRADALEAQREKEAQMRSKQPSTMPQKPPKPKDKNP is encoded by the coding sequence ATGATCTGCTTTTTCCTTTATGCGCTATTGGTGTGGGCGCTCCCGCCGCAGCAAGTGGCCGAGCATCCGGTAGCACTGGCGGCGGACTTCGACGCCGCGCAATGCACGGAATGCCACGCGGAAAAGCAGCAAGGCAAGCACGTGCACTCGGCGATGGCCCTGGGCTGCACGGCCTGCCACACCGTGGAAACCAAAGGGGAGACCACACGGATCGGGCTGACGGCGCCGGCCGGGGAGATCTGCCTCACCTGCCACGAGCTGGCCAAGGTCGAAAACGACGGCATGCTGCACCGCCCCTACGAACAGAAGCGCTGCATCGTCTGCCACGACCCGCACAGCTCGGAGTTCACCGCGCAGACCCGCGCGCCGATGAACGCGCTGTGCCTGGCCTGCCACGGGGTGCGCGCCAACGCGGGCGAAAGCGTGGAGTTGTTTGCCGGGCAGACGCTCAGCGGCGAAGAGTTCAACCAGATTCCCAAAATCGGGCTGGATCCGACGTTGAAGTTTGGTCACCCGATGGGAAACCACAAGGTCGCGGATGCTCCCAATCCGCTCCAACCGGGGGAGAAGATTTCCTGCCTGACCTGTCATGAAAACCACGCCGCCACGCGGGCGAAGTTGATCCGCGTGACGGAATACAAGGGCAAAAAAATGGACGTATGCGATGCCTGCCATCTGGCCAATGACGAAGCCAATATGGCGGAAGCGCAGAAACGCGCGGATGCACTCGAAGCGCAACGGGAGAAGGAAGCGCAAATGCGCTCCAAACAGCCCTCGACCATGCCGCAAAAGCCGCCGAAGCCCAAAGACAAAAACCCGTGA